In Cystobacter ferrugineus, the following are encoded in one genomic region:
- the nudC gene encoding NAD(+) diphosphatase produces MSPPRFVPGFDAPDRPRDPALLFAARGFDLLVTEGEGEGTSVLPTVGRLPSLAAQALFLGTLDGVDCYVTAVPKDTEAPAGMKFIPGRALYSRVDEETFGVVGRSLAIAEWDLLHRFCGRCAQPTVLTPGERARRCSACRTPFYPRISPAVIVLITRGDEMLLARNANFPDAFFSTLAGFVDVGESLEETVAREVREEVGLEMKNLRYFGSQPWPFGRSLMVGFTAEYASGEIRVDGQEIAEAGWFGVDRLPRIPPPLSIARRLIDSHIAQVKGRPPSP; encoded by the coding sequence GTGAGCCCTCCCCGATTCGTTCCTGGATTCGACGCACCCGACCGTCCGCGCGACCCCGCCCTGCTCTTCGCCGCCCGTGGCTTCGACCTGCTCGTCACCGAGGGCGAGGGCGAGGGCACCTCTGTCCTGCCCACCGTGGGCCGGCTGCCCTCCCTCGCCGCCCAGGCCCTCTTCCTCGGCACGCTCGATGGCGTGGACTGCTACGTCACCGCCGTCCCCAAGGACACCGAGGCCCCCGCCGGCATGAAGTTCATCCCCGGACGCGCCCTCTACTCGCGCGTGGACGAGGAGACCTTCGGCGTCGTCGGCCGCTCGCTGGCGATCGCCGAGTGGGACCTGCTGCACCGCTTCTGCGGACGCTGCGCGCAGCCCACGGTGCTCACGCCGGGCGAGCGCGCGCGCCGCTGCTCCGCGTGCCGCACCCCCTTCTATCCGCGCATCTCCCCCGCGGTCATCGTGCTCATCACCCGCGGGGACGAGATGCTGCTCGCGCGCAACGCGAACTTCCCCGACGCCTTCTTCAGCACCCTGGCCGGCTTCGTGGACGTGGGCGAGTCGCTGGAGGAGACGGTGGCGCGCGAGGTGCGCGAGGAGGTGGGTCTGGAGATGAAGAACCTGCGCTACTTCGGCAGCCAGCCCTGGCCCTTCGGCCGCTCGCTCATGGTGGGCTTCACCGCCGAGTACGCCAGTGGGGAGATCCGCGTGGATGGCCAGGAGATCGCCGAGGCCGGCTGGTTCGGCGTGGACCGGCTGCCCCGCATCCCTCCCCCCCTGAGCATCGCGCGGCGGCTCATCGACTCCCATATCGCCCAGGTGAAGGGCCGCCCCCCCTCGCCTTGA
- a CDS encoding cytochrome P450: MTHAADTARIPPGPKGHWLLGNLPERRADPLTLFLRGRERYGDVVRYPMGPLLMYQLSHPDDVKRVLVDNAQNYQKTALMQRLRPVLGEGLLLSEGDFWKRQRRLAQPAFHRERMEGIATLITRLVEESLPRWDALAARGEPFDLCAELMRLVLSITGQVLFSTDLSGSASDMARAVTTVLEELNHRVLSALPLPALLPLPGHLRLRSAIRVLDRIVYGIIDGRHRGTKASGDLLSLLMDARDADTGEGMSDRQLRDEVMTLVLAGHETTANALAWTFLLLHQHPEAARRLVEEVTSVLGERTPTFQDLSRLRYTARVFDESMRLYPPAWLISRVALADDVLGGYMLPRGSIVVMLPYVIHRHPAFWERPDSFDPDRFLPERTGTRPRFAWLPFGGGQRMCIGSGLALLEGQMCLAMLARRYRFQLVPEHPVVPQALVTLRPRFGLRVIAWRREPGELPGEVLDGAGPERSDARP; this comes from the coding sequence ATGACCCACGCCGCCGACACCGCCCGCATTCCTCCCGGCCCCAAGGGGCACTGGCTCCTCGGCAATCTTCCCGAGCGCCGGGCCGATCCGCTCACGCTCTTCCTGCGAGGCCGCGAGCGCTACGGGGATGTGGTGCGCTACCCCATGGGTCCCCTGCTCATGTACCAGCTCAGCCACCCGGACGACGTGAAACGTGTCCTCGTGGACAACGCGCAGAACTACCAGAAGACCGCGCTGATGCAGCGGCTGCGGCCCGTGCTGGGCGAGGGGTTGCTCCTGAGCGAGGGGGACTTCTGGAAGCGCCAGCGGCGGCTCGCCCAGCCCGCCTTCCACCGCGAGCGCATGGAGGGCATCGCCACGCTCATCACCCGGCTCGTGGAGGAGTCGCTGCCGCGCTGGGATGCGCTCGCCGCCCGGGGCGAGCCCTTCGATTTGTGCGCGGAGTTGATGCGGCTGGTGCTGTCCATCACCGGCCAGGTGCTCTTCAGCACGGACTTGAGCGGCAGCGCGAGCGACATGGCGCGCGCGGTCACCACCGTGCTGGAGGAGCTCAACCACCGTGTCCTGTCCGCGCTGCCGCTGCCCGCGCTGCTGCCCCTGCCGGGCCACCTGCGGCTGCGTTCGGCCATCCGCGTGTTGGATCGCATCGTCTACGGCATCATCGACGGGCGTCACCGGGGCACGAAGGCGAGCGGGGATCTCCTCTCGCTGCTCATGGATGCGCGCGACGCGGACACCGGCGAGGGCATGAGTGACCGGCAGCTTCGCGACGAGGTGATGACGCTCGTGCTCGCGGGGCACGAGACCACCGCCAACGCGCTCGCGTGGACCTTCCTCCTGTTGCACCAGCACCCCGAGGCGGCGCGGCGGCTCGTCGAGGAGGTGACGAGCGTGCTGGGCGAGCGGACGCCCACGTTCCAGGACCTGTCCCGCCTGCGCTACACGGCACGCGTCTTCGACGAGTCCATGCGGCTCTATCCCCCCGCCTGGCTCATCAGCCGGGTGGCACTCGCCGACGACGTGCTCGGGGGTTACATGCTGCCCCGAGGCTCCATCGTCGTCATGTTGCCGTATGTCATCCACCGCCATCCCGCCTTCTGGGAGCGCCCGGACTCCTTCGACCCGGACCGCTTCCTGCCCGAGCGCACGGGGACGCGTCCGCGCTTCGCCTGGCTGCCCTTCGGGGGTGGACAGCGCATGTGCATTGGCAGTGGGCTCGCCCTGCTGGAGGGACAGATGTGTCTGGCGATGCTCGCGCGGCGCTACCGCTTCCAGTTGGTGCCGGAGCACCCCGTCGTCCCCCAGGCGCTGGTGACCTTGCGGCCCCGGTTTGGTTTGCGAGTCATCGCCTGGCGGCGCGAACCGGGGGAGCTGCCGGGGGAAGTGCTTGACGGTGCCGGGCCGGAGCGCTCGGATGCCCGTCCATGA
- a CDS encoding B-box zinc finger protein: MVPPPEPLVSNTPRCPPHQRPAVATCVRCGTFLCGECTELLGEAATCASCLPLLRAHGSASLPLKLAFGLCVAAMMSSPLALLLPLHVKVEPERALIVLPLLRRLPVLNVLAAGVGGVLASRELRRLGPGGRSSPAGSLARWTRALAWLNLGFVLLQGFLVLRLVLGLRALASP; the protein is encoded by the coding sequence GTGGTTCCCCCTCCCGAGCCGCTGGTCTCGAACACGCCCCGCTGCCCGCCGCACCAGCGCCCGGCGGTCGCCACCTGCGTGCGCTGCGGCACCTTCCTGTGCGGCGAGTGCACCGAGTTGCTCGGCGAGGCGGCCACCTGCGCGTCCTGTCTTCCGCTGCTCCGGGCCCACGGCTCGGCCTCGCTCCCGCTCAAGCTGGCGTTCGGCCTGTGCGTGGCCGCGATGATGTCCTCGCCGCTTGCCCTGCTCCTGCCCCTGCACGTGAAGGTGGAGCCCGAGCGTGCCCTCATCGTGCTGCCCCTGTTGCGCCGCCTGCCCGTGCTCAACGTGCTGGCGGCCGGGGTGGGCGGGGTGCTGGCGTCGCGTGAGCTGCGCCGCCTGGGGCCTGGCGGGCGGTCCTCTCCGGCGGGCTCGCTGGCGCGGTGGACCCGCGCGCTCGCGTGGCTCAACCTCGGCTTCGTCCTGCTCCAGGGCTTCCTCGTGCTACGGCTCGTCCTGGGCCTGCGCGCCCTGGCCTCGCCCTGA
- a CDS encoding radical SAM protein, with amino-acid sequence MPLARPHIEPRRVPTADSVVVKEIYLSVQGESSHAGLLCSFVRLTGCHLRCGYCDSEFAFHGGQRRKISEVVDEVKALGAPRVEVTGGEPLLQPGVYPLMEQLLASGLTVLLETSGAIDVRLVPPAVHKIVDMKTPSSGESDRNDYRNLESMNANDELKFVIGSREDYEWSKRLITEHRLLDKPYELLFSTVYGKITTKDLAEWVIADRLPVRFQLQMHKYIWDPNERGV; translated from the coding sequence ATGCCCCTCGCACGTCCCCACATCGAGCCCCGTCGTGTTCCCACCGCTGACTCGGTGGTGGTCAAGGAAATCTACCTCTCGGTGCAGGGCGAGTCCTCGCACGCCGGGCTGCTGTGCTCCTTCGTGCGGCTCACCGGCTGTCACCTGCGCTGCGGCTATTGCGACAGCGAGTTCGCCTTCCATGGCGGCCAGCGCCGCAAGATCTCCGAGGTGGTGGACGAGGTGAAGGCCCTGGGCGCGCCGCGCGTGGAGGTGACCGGAGGCGAGCCCCTGTTGCAGCCCGGGGTGTATCCGCTGATGGAGCAGTTGCTCGCCTCCGGCCTCACCGTGCTGCTGGAGACGAGTGGCGCCATCGACGTGCGGCTCGTGCCCCCCGCGGTGCACAAGATCGTGGACATGAAGACGCCCTCCTCGGGCGAGAGCGATCGCAATGACTACCGCAACCTCGAGTCGATGAACGCCAACGACGAGCTCAAGTTCGTCATCGGCAGCCGCGAGGACTACGAGTGGAGCAAGCGGCTCATCACCGAGCACCGGCTGCTGGACAAGCCCTACGAGCTGCTCTTCTCCACCGTGTACGGGAAGATCACCACCAAGGACCTGGCCGAGTGGGTCATCGCGGACAGGCTGCCGGTGCGCTTCCAGCTCCAGATGCACAAGTACATCTGGGATCCGAACGAGCGCGGGGTGTGA
- a CDS encoding LysR family transcriptional regulator, translating to MDVFQAMRVFAKVVELEGFSRAAERLGISATAASRQVAELEARLGVRLLHRTTRRLYLTDSGRSYYERCAQILNDLDEAELTITSAAGRPQGLLRVAAPVSFGVQHLTPLFLDYMERYPEVKLELSLSDRMVDLVEEGYDLALRITQELKTTLVARPLGVVRLVACAAPTYLKRHGVPRAPEELRHHECLCYTYDALRGVWEFEGPSGPVRVSVQGRLATNNGDSLRAAAVAGRGIILEPTFLVGEDLRQGRLVRLLQDYPVPPLTLYAVYPSRRYLSPKVRTLVDFLVEHLAEPLPWDAWMRGGVRDTGSGR from the coding sequence ATGGATGTCTTTCAGGCGATGCGGGTGTTCGCGAAGGTGGTGGAGCTGGAAGGCTTTTCGCGGGCGGCGGAGCGGCTGGGCATCTCGGCCACGGCGGCGTCGCGGCAGGTGGCCGAGCTGGAGGCGCGGCTGGGAGTGAGGCTGCTGCATCGCACGACGCGCAGGCTGTATCTCACCGACAGCGGGCGGAGCTACTACGAGCGCTGCGCGCAGATCCTCAACGACCTGGACGAGGCGGAGCTGACCATCACCTCGGCGGCGGGGCGGCCCCAGGGCCTGCTGCGGGTGGCGGCGCCGGTGTCCTTTGGCGTCCAGCACCTCACGCCGCTGTTCCTGGACTACATGGAGCGCTACCCGGAGGTGAAGCTGGAGCTGTCGCTGTCCGACCGCATGGTGGACCTGGTCGAGGAGGGGTATGACCTGGCCCTGCGCATCACCCAGGAGCTGAAGACGACGTTGGTGGCCCGGCCGCTGGGCGTGGTGCGCCTGGTGGCCTGCGCGGCGCCCACCTACCTCAAGCGGCATGGGGTGCCCCGCGCGCCGGAGGAACTCCGTCACCACGAGTGCCTGTGCTACACGTACGACGCGCTGCGCGGCGTGTGGGAGTTCGAGGGGCCCTCGGGGCCCGTCCGGGTGTCCGTCCAGGGCCGGCTCGCCACCAACAACGGGGACTCGCTGCGCGCGGCGGCGGTGGCGGGGCGGGGCATCATCCTGGAGCCCACCTTCCTGGTGGGCGAGGACCTGCGGCAGGGACGCCTCGTCCGGCTGTTGCAGGACTACCCGGTGCCGCCCCTCACCCTCTACGCCGTCTATCCGAGCCGACGCTATCTCTCGCCCAAGGTGCGCACCCTCGTCGACTTCCTCGTCGAGCACCTCGCCGAGCCCCTTCCCTGGGACGCCTGGATGCGCGGCGGCGTCAGGGACACGGGCTCCGGGCGGTGA